A window of the Cicer arietinum cultivar CDC Frontier isolate Library 1 chromosome 6, Cicar.CDCFrontier_v2.0, whole genome shotgun sequence genome harbors these coding sequences:
- the LOC101497652 gene encoding aldehyde oxidase GLOX: MDAISPFPICFLILLLSLPPPARADLPGTWELLIPNAGIASMHTAVTRFNTVILLDRTNIGPSRKLLPKNNCRLYKNHAVSKLDCYAHSILFDPKTNQLRPLKILTDTWCSSGQFLPNGTLLQTGGDLDGFKKLRKFNPCDVNGSCDWEELNDVELSEGRWYATNQILPDGSIIIIGGRGSNTVEFYPKRKNDVVFSFPFLSETEDTQMDNLYPYVHLLPNGKLFVFANTKSVMYDFVENRVVRVYPELNGGPRNYPSAGSSVMLALEGEFSDAVVVVCGGAEYGAFIERSVDTPAHGSCGRIMATGSDPVWEMEDMPFERIMGDMVMLPNGDVLIINGAMKGTQGFELASNPCLNPVLYRPSEPIGLRFMVLNPGTVPRLYHSTANLLPDGRVLLAGSNPHVLYRFDVEFPTELRIEAFSPEYLGLDKANIRPEILEISETVSYGMSFDVVVSVPLPVVGIIEVNLGSAPFATHSFSQGQRLVKLVVSSAVPDGDGRWRIGCTAPPSGMVAPPGYYMAFAVNQGVPSVARWVHVS; this comes from the coding sequence ATGGACGCCATTTCTCCCTTTCCAATATGCTTTCTCATACTCCTCCTATCACTCCCACCACCTGCACGTGCTGACCTCCCCGGCACGTGGGAGCTTCTAATCCCCAACGCAGGCATAGCCTCAATGCACACAGCAGTAACACGTTTCAACACCGTCATCCTCCTCGACCGAACCAACATAGGTCCATCACGTAAACTCCTCCCAAAAAACAATTGTCGTTTATACAAAAACCACGCCGTTTCCAAACTCGATTGTTACGCTCACTCAATTCTCTTCGACCCAAAAACAAACCAACTCCGTCCTTTAAAAATCTTAACCGACACGTGGTGTTCTTCCGGTCAATTCCTCCCTAACGGAACGCTTTTACAAACCGGCGGTGACTTAGACGGGTTTAAAAAGCTCAGAAAATTCAACCCGTGTGATGTAAACGGGTCATGCGATTGGGAAGAACTAAACGATGTCGAATTGAGTGAAGGTCGTTGGTACGCTACGAATCAAATTCTTCCTGATGGTTCAATTATCATCATAGGAGGAAGAGGTTCAAATACTGTTGAGTTTTACCCTAAACGCAAAAACGACGTCGTTTTTTCGTTTCCTTTTCTTTCAGAAACGGAAGATACACAAATGGATAATTTGTACCCTTACGTTCATCTTCTCCCTAACGGTAAACTATTCGTGTTTGCGAATACGAAATCGGTTATGTACGATTTCGTCGAAAATCGTGTGGTTAGGGTTTACCCGGAGTTAAATGGTGGTCCGAGGAATTATCCATCGGCGGGATCTTCGGTGATGTTGGCATTAGAAGGTGAATTTTCCGATGCGGTGGTTGTTGTTTGCGGCGGTGCCGAATACGGTGCGTTTATTGAACGGAGTGTTGATACGCCGGCGCATGGTAGTTGCGGTCGGATAATGGCGACGGGATCCGATCCGGTTTGGGAAATGGAAGATATGCCGTTTGAGAGAATCATGGGTGATATGGTTATGTTACCAAACGGTGACGttttgattataaatggtgCTATGAAAGGAACGCAAGGTTTTGAATTAGCTTCCAATCCGTGTTTGAACCCGGTTTTATATCGACCCAGTGAACCGATCGGGTTACGGTTTATGGTTTTAAACCCGGGTACAGTTCCGCGATTGTATCATTCGACAGCGAATTTGTTACCGGATGGACGGGTTTTATTAGCGGGGAGTAACCCGCACGTGTTGTACCGTTTCGATGTCGAGTTTCCAACCGAGTTAAGAATCGAAGCTTTTTCGCCCGAGTATTTGGGTTTGGATAAAGCGAATATTCGACCCGAGATTTTGGAGATAAGTGAAACGGTGTCGTATGGTATGAGTTTTGATGTTGTGGTGAGTGTTCCTTTGCCTGTTGTGGGAATTATTGAAGTGAATTTAGGTAGCGCGCCATTTGCAACGCATTCTTTTAGTCAAGGTCAACGTTTGGTCAAACTTGTTGTTAGTTCTGCTGTGCCGGATGGTGATGGGAGGTGGAGGATTGGGTGTACGGCGCCGCCGAGTGGGATGGTTGCGCCGCCTGGGTATTATATGGCTTTCGCGGTTAACCAGGGTGTGCCAAGTGTGGCACGGTGGGTACACGTGTcgtag